The genome window CCTTTGTTGGCTTTGATCGCACCTATGATCGTCAGCACGATAGTGCCGATGGCCAGTGCAAACATCAGGAAAAAGCCGATGACCGCAAAAGCCAGCACGATGCACGCCATCCAGGCGATGGCCACGGTGATCTGGAAGTTCAAGGCTTCCTTGCCCTGATCATCAATGAACGGGTCCACTTCCTTTTTCATCTGCCACAGGATCAGCGGCCCTACGACGCTGCCGAAGGGGAACACAAACCCCAGAAACGCCGCCAAGTGACACAACATGGCTCCCTGACGCACTTCGTAGGAAGGCGTAGGCACGGGTAGTTGGCTGTCATTCATGGCGTTTCTCCTTGAGGCCGACTCAGTCAGCCAGTGCGGCGTTCTGCAGCTCGAAAATTTCGGTCATGCCTTTCTGGGCCAAGGCCAGCATGGCGTTCAGGTCGGCCGGCTGGAATGGCGCGCCTTCGGCGGTGCCCTGCACTTCGATGAAACCACCGGTGCTGGTCATCACTACGTTCAGGTCGGTCTCGGCAGCCGAGTCTTCCAGGTAGTCCAGGTCCAGCACGGGCTCGCCCTGGTACATGCCGACCGACACCGCAGCAATCATTTGCTTGAGCGGGTCGCCGCCTTTCAGGCCGCCGCGTTTCTTGATCACTTTGAGTGCATCGACCAGGGCCACCATAGCGCCGGTGATGGAAGCGGTGCGCGTGCCGCCATCAGCCTGGATCACGTCGCAATCGACGTACAGGGTAACGTCGCCCAGCTTGGACATGTCCAGGGCTGCACGCAGGGAGCGGCCGATCAGACGCTGGATTTCCAGGGTACGGCCGCCTTGCTTGCCACGGCTGGCTTCACGCTGGTTACGCTCGCCGGTGGCGCGCGGCAGCATGCCGTATTCGGCGGTCAACCAACCCTGGCCCTGGCCCTTGAGGAAACGCGGCACGCCGTTTTCGACGCTGACGGTGCAGATCACCTTGGTATCGCCAAACTCGACCAGTACAGATCCCTCGGCGTGTTTGGTGTAGTTGCGGGTGATGCGGATCGAGCGGAGCTGATCGGCAGCGCGACCACTTGGACGTTTCATAGGGGATACCTGTACGGAGGACGAAAAACTGCCGAGCATTATAGAGCCGCGAACCGATTCGGGGCACTTCTAAAAAATTCGGTTACGAATGGCGAGCCTATTGCCCATTGTTTGGGCGCGCTCGCCCCACTGCGCTACAATCCTGCGCCTTCGCAGCCTGTCGGCTTCAATTTACCCATCAGCCCGCATTTGTGGGACTGCATCGCGAGGTACCTCCATGGTGCACAGCATGACCGCCTTCGCCCGCGTCGAAAAAGCCGGCGTCCAAGGCACCCTGAGCTGGGAACTGCGCTCGGTCAACAGCCGTTACCTGGAGCCGCACCTGCGTCTGCCGGAATCCTTCCGTGACCTCGAAGGCGCCGTGCGTGAAGCACTGCGCCAGGGCATCTCCCGTGGCAAGCTCGAATGCACCCTGCGCTTTACCGAGGAAACCACCGGTAAGCCACTGCAAGTCGACCGCGACCGCGCCGCGCAACTGGTTGCCGCCGCCGAAACCATCGCCGGCCTGATCAAGCAGCCCGCCGCGCTCAACCCTTTGGAAGTGCTGGCCTGGCCCGGCGTACTCGTGGCCGACGCCACCGACCCGCAAGCCCTCAACGCCGAAGCGCTCGCCTTGTTTACACAGGGTTTGAAGGAGCTCAAGGCCGGCCGCGAGCGCGAAGGCGCCGAACTGGCCCGCCTGATCAACGAGCGCCTGACCTCGATCGAAGCCGACGTAGTCACCCTGCGCGAGCTGGTGCCGCAGATGCTCGCCACCCAACGCCAGAAAGTCCTCGACCGCTTCACCGACATGAAGGCCGACCTCGACCCCGTGCGCCTGGAGCAGGAAATGGTGCTGCTGGCACAGAAGAGTGACGTGGCCGAAGAGCTCGACCGCCTGAGCACCCATATCCTCGAAGTGCGCCGCGTGCTCAAGTCCGCCGGTGCCGCCGGTCGGCGCCTGGACTTCCTGATGCAGGAACTCAACCGCGAAGCCAATACACTGGGCTCCAAGGCGTTTGATCCGCGCAGCACCACGGCTGCGGTCAACCTCAAGGTGTTGATCGAGCAGATGCGCGAACAAGTACAGAATATTGAGTAAGGCAACCTCCATGACCCACAGCACCGGCACCCTTTACATCATTTCCGCCCCTTCGGGCGCGGGCAAGAGCAGCCTGGTCAAGGCCCTGACCGACGCTGACGAGCAAATCCGCATCTCGGTCTCGCACACCACCCGCGCCATGCGCCCGGGTGAAGTGGACGGCGTGCACTATCACTTCGTCGAGCGCACCGAGTTCGTGAAGATGATCGAACACGGCGACTTCCTTGAGCGTGCCGAAGTCTTCGGCAACCTCTACGGCACTTCGCAAAGCCATTTGCAGCAGACCCTGGACGAAGGCCACGACCTGATCCTGGAAATCGACTGGCAGGGCGCTGAGCAAGTGCGTCAGTTGATGCCCAAGGCGCGCTCGATCTTCATCCTGCCACCTTCGCTCGAAGCCTTGCACCAGCGCTTGACCAACCGTGGCCAGGACAGCGACGAGATCATCGAAGGCCGCATGCGTGAAGCCGTCAGCGAAATGAGCCACTACGTCGACTATGACTACCTGATCATCAACGACGATTTTGCGCATGCCCTGGACGATTTGAAGGCGATTTTCCGTACCAATCAGCTCCAGCAGAAGCGCCAACAACAGCGTTTCGGTAAATTACTGGCCGAACTGCTGGGTTGATTGACGCTTCCCAAAACCGCTGCAAGGGCTTTACATTGGCACTTGTAGCGGTTTTGCGAGGGCCTGCGAAAAAACAGCGCTTCCCTAAACGCTGGTGATTTTTTAAACTGTTTAGTCCGCTCGCCCAACCGGGCAGCGCGCATCTTGCATTCGCTCCGAGGAATACCATGGCCCGCGTAACCGTTGAAGACTGCCTAGAACACGTGGATAACCGCTTTGAGCTGGTCATGCTCTCTACCAAGCGTGCCCGTCAATTGGCCACTGGCGGCAAAGAGCCACTGGTCCAGTGGGAAAACGACAAGCCTACCGTTGTAGCCCTGCGTGAAATCGCTGAAGGCCTGATGAGCTACGAGTTCATCGCTAACGCCGAAATCGTTGAAGACGAACCGCTGTTTGCAGCGTTCGAGGACGAGTCCAACGAGGCCGTCTAAGCCTATGCCTGGTCGACGTAGCACGGCGCGGGGTCACAGCCAACGGCAGGAGTTAACACTTTGCCGAGCATAGACGCCCTCGCCGATCGCTTATCGGCCTACCTCGGCCCAGACCAGGTCAACCTGGTCCGCCGAGCGTATTTCTACGCCGAACAAGCCCACGACGGCCAACGCCGCCGCAGTGGTGAAGCGTATGTCACGCATCCTCTTGCCGTGGCAAATATTCTCGCCGACATGCACATGGACCATCAGAGCCTGATGGCTGCGATGCTGCATGACGTGATTGAAGACACCGGCATCGCCAAGGAAGCGCTCAGCGCGCAATTTGGCGAAACCGTGGCCGAACTGGTCGACGGGGTCAGCAAACTGACCCAGATGAACTTCGAGACCAAGGCCGAAGCCCAGGCAGAAAACTTCCAGAAGATGGCCATGGCCATGGCCCGCGACATTCGGGTCATTCTGGTCAAGCTGGCGGACCGGCTGCACAACATGCGCACGCTGGAAGTGCTGTCCGGCGAAAAACGCCGGCGCATCGCCAAGGAAACCCTGGAAATCTACGCGCCCATCGCCAACCGGCTGGGCATGCATGCCATTCGTATCGAATTCGAAGACCTCGGCTTCAAGGCCATGCACCCGATGCGCTCGGCGCGCATCTACCAGGCGGTAAAGCGCGCCCGTGGCAACCGCAAGGAAATCGTCAACAAGATCGAAGAGTCGCTGAGCCACTGCCTGGCGATCGACGAGATTGAAGGCGAGGTCAGCGGCCGGCAGAAACACATCTACGGCATCTACAAGAAGATGCGCGGCAAGCGCCGGGCCTTCAACGAGATCATGGACGTGTATGCGTTCCGGATCATCGTCGACAAGGTCGATACCTGCTACCGCGTGCTGGGCGCTGTACATAATTTGTACAAACCTCTGCCAGGCCGCTTCAAGGACTACATCGCCATTCCCAAGGCCAACGGCTATCAGTCGCTGCATACCACGTTGTTCGGTATGCATGGGGTGCCGATCGAGATCCAGATCCGCACGCGGGAAATGGAAGAAATGGCCAACAACGGCATCGCCGCCCATTGGCTGTACAAATCCAGCGGCGACGAGCAACCCAAAGGCACCCATGCCCGCGCCCGCCAGTGGGTCAAAGGCGTGCTGGAAATGCAGCAACGTGCCGGCAACTCCCTGGAATTTATCGAAAGCGTGAAGATCGACCTGTTCCCGGACGAGGTCTACGTATTCACGCCCAAAGGCCGGATCATGGAGCTGCCCAAAGGCTCCACGGCGGTCGACTTTGCCTACGCGGTGCACACCGATGTCGGCAACAGCTGCATTGCCTGCCGGATCAACCGTCGTCTCGCACCGCTGTCCGAACCGCTGCAAAGCGGCTCCACGGTCGAGATCGTCAGTGCACCCGGCGCGCGCCCGAATCCGGCCTGGCTTAACTTCGTGGTCACGGGTAAAGCGCGGACACACATCCGCCACGCGCTCAAACTGCAACGCCGCTCCGAATCCATCAGCCTGGGCGAACGCCTGCTGAACAAGGTGCTCAACGGTTTCGACAGCGCCCTCGAAAAAATCCCGGCCGAACGCGTGCAAGCAATGCTCCACGAGTACCGCCAGGAAACCATCGAAGACCTGCTGGAAGATATCGGCCTGGGCAACCGCATGGCCTATGTGGTCGCCCGCCGCCTGCTCGGCGAAGGCGAACAACTGCCAAGCCCCGAAGGCCCGCTGGCCATTCGCGGCACCGAAGGCCTGGTGCTCAGCTACGCCAAGTGCTGTACGCCGATCCCGGGCGACCCGATTGTCGGCCACTTGTCTGCGGGCAAAGGCATGGTGGTGCACCTGGACAACTGCCGCAATATCAGCGAGATCCGTCACAACCCCGAAAAATGCATCCAGCTTTCGTGGGCGAAGGATGTCACCGGTGAATTCAACGTCGAGCTGCGGGTTGAGCTGGAGCACCAGCGCGGCCTGATCGCCCTGCTGGCCAGCAGCGTCAACGCGGCCGACGGCAATATCGAGAAAATCAGCATGGATGAGCGCGATGGCCGCATCAGCGTGGTCCAGCTGGTGGTCAGCGTGCACGACCGCGTGCACCTGGCCCGTGTGATCAAGAAACTGCGCGCCCTGACGGGAGTGATCCGCATCACCCGCATGCGTGCATAGCCGTTCTCTTACAAGGAGTCACTCATGACCAAGACTGTTATCACCAGCGACAAGGCCCCGGCCGCCATCGGTACTTACTCCCAGGCGATCAAGGCGGGCAACACCGTCTACATGTCCGGCCAGATCCCACTGGACCCAAAGACCATGGAACTGGTTGAAGGCTTCGAAGCACAAACCGTACAAGTCTTCGAAAACCTCAAGTCCGTGGCCGAAGCCGCTGGCGGTTCGTTCAAGGACATCGTCAAGCTGAACATCTTCCTCACCGACCTGAGCCACTTCGCCAAGGTCAACGAGATCATGGGCAAGTACTTCGAACAGCCGTACCCAGCCCGCGCCGCCATCGGCGTTGCTGCCTTGCCTAAAGGCGCACAGGTTGAGATGGACGCGATTCTGGTCATCGAGTAAAACACCCGGCGCAGCCTTCACGGGCTGCGC of Pseudomonas fluorescens contains these proteins:
- the spoT gene encoding bifunctional GTP diphosphokinase/guanosine-3',5'-bis pyrophosphate 3'-pyrophosphohydrolase; its protein translation is MPSIDALADRLSAYLGPDQVNLVRRAYFYAEQAHDGQRRRSGEAYVTHPLAVANILADMHMDHQSLMAAMLHDVIEDTGIAKEALSAQFGETVAELVDGVSKLTQMNFETKAEAQAENFQKMAMAMARDIRVILVKLADRLHNMRTLEVLSGEKRRRIAKETLEIYAPIANRLGMHAIRIEFEDLGFKAMHPMRSARIYQAVKRARGNRKEIVNKIEESLSHCLAIDEIEGEVSGRQKHIYGIYKKMRGKRRAFNEIMDVYAFRIIVDKVDTCYRVLGAVHNLYKPLPGRFKDYIAIPKANGYQSLHTTLFGMHGVPIEIQIRTREMEEMANNGIAAHWLYKSSGDEQPKGTHARARQWVKGVLEMQQRAGNSLEFIESVKIDLFPDEVYVFTPKGRIMELPKGSTAVDFAYAVHTDVGNSCIACRINRRLAPLSEPLQSGSTVEIVSAPGARPNPAWLNFVVTGKARTHIRHALKLQRRSESISLGERLLNKVLNGFDSALEKIPAERVQAMLHEYRQETIEDLLEDIGLGNRMAYVVARRLLGEGEQLPSPEGPLAIRGTEGLVLSYAKCCTPIPGDPIVGHLSAGKGMVVHLDNCRNISEIRHNPEKCIQLSWAKDVTGEFNVELRVELEHQRGLIALLASSVNAADGNIEKISMDERDGRISVVQLVVSVHDRVHLARVIKKLRALTGVIRITRMRA
- a CDS encoding DUF4870 domain-containing protein codes for the protein MNDSQLPVPTPSYEVRQGAMLCHLAAFLGFVFPFGSVVGPLILWQMKKEVDPFIDDQGKEALNFQITVAIAWMACIVLAFAVIGFFLMFALAIGTIVLTIIGAIKANKGIAYRYPLTWRVVK
- the rph gene encoding ribonuclease PH, with product MKRPSGRAADQLRSIRITRNYTKHAEGSVLVEFGDTKVICTVSVENGVPRFLKGQGQGWLTAEYGMLPRATGERNQREASRGKQGGRTLEIQRLIGRSLRAALDMSKLGDVTLYVDCDVIQADGGTRTASITGAMVALVDALKVIKKRGGLKGGDPLKQMIAAVSVGMYQGEPVLDLDYLEDSAAETDLNVVMTSTGGFIEVQGTAEGAPFQPADLNAMLALAQKGMTEIFELQNAALAD
- the gmk gene encoding guanylate kinase translates to MTHSTGTLYIISAPSGAGKSSLVKALTDADEQIRISVSHTTRAMRPGEVDGVHYHFVERTEFVKMIEHGDFLERAEVFGNLYGTSQSHLQQTLDEGHDLILEIDWQGAEQVRQLMPKARSIFILPPSLEALHQRLTNRGQDSDEIIEGRMREAVSEMSHYVDYDYLIINDDFAHALDDLKAIFRTNQLQQKRQQQRFGKLLAELLG
- the rpoZ gene encoding DNA-directed RNA polymerase subunit omega; its protein translation is MARVTVEDCLEHVDNRFELVMLSTKRARQLATGGKEPLVQWENDKPTVVALREIAEGLMSYEFIANAEIVEDEPLFAAFEDESNEAV
- a CDS encoding YicC/YloC family endoribonuclease is translated as MVHSMTAFARVEKAGVQGTLSWELRSVNSRYLEPHLRLPESFRDLEGAVREALRQGISRGKLECTLRFTEETTGKPLQVDRDRAAQLVAAAETIAGLIKQPAALNPLEVLAWPGVLVADATDPQALNAEALALFTQGLKELKAGREREGAELARLINERLTSIEADVVTLRELVPQMLATQRQKVLDRFTDMKADLDPVRLEQEMVLLAQKSDVAEELDRLSTHILEVRRVLKSAGAAGRRLDFLMQELNREANTLGSKAFDPRSTTAAVNLKVLIEQMREQVQNIE
- a CDS encoding RidA family protein; this encodes MTKTVITSDKAPAAIGTYSQAIKAGNTVYMSGQIPLDPKTMELVEGFEAQTVQVFENLKSVAEAAGGSFKDIVKLNIFLTDLSHFAKVNEIMGKYFEQPYPARAAIGVAALPKGAQVEMDAILVIE